DNA sequence from the Teretinema zuelzerae genome:
AAATGACCGGCACGGATATGCCGAGCCTCGTTCTTGCAACCAGCATCGTCGCCTGCGATTTCGCGGACGCCGGCTACTCCATCCTTCCTGTAAAAGTTGAACACCCCTACGACACAGGATTCGGCAAGGCCGTCACAACGCCCTTCTACTTCCAGAAGCCCGCCTCGACCACAATACCCGCGATCAACCGGCTTCTCGGCACCGAGCTCAAAGCGGCGGAGATTGCCGACGCCCTCGAGCGAATGGGCTGCGCCGTAGAAATTTCAAAGGAAACCGTCGCCATTCGGCCTCCCGAATACCGCAACGACTTCTTGCATGAAGTGGACATCATCGAGGATGTAATGATGGGCAGGGAAATCTCGAGCTTCCCCCCGCCAAACCGTCGGACTTCACGATCGGCCGGCTAACGCCTGTAACCCTTTTCAGCCGCAAGGCGAAAAGCCTGATGGTCGGGCTCGGCTACCAGGAGATGATTTTCAACTATCTGGGTTCGGGAAAAGATTTTATCGAAAGAATGAATATCGCAGGAACGGAAATCGGGGCAAAGGTCATCGAAATTTCCAACCCGATGACCGAAAACTATCAGTTCGTCAGGCCGTCCATTCTTCCAAGCCTCCTCGCCGCTGAAGCTCCTTCCGGCAACGCCGTCTATCCGCACAGAATTTTCGAAATCGGAAAAGTCGCGTATCTGGAAGAAAGCGAAAATACCGGAACCCGAACCAGACAGCACCTCGGCTTTCTTTCGGCGTCCGGCGAGGCGAATTTCAACGAAGCCGCAAGCCAGGTCGCCAGCCTGCTCTATTATCTGGACCATGATTACTCGGTATTCGAAACGCAGGACCCGCGGTTCATCCCCGGGCGCCAGGCAGGAATCCTTGTAAACGGCGTCCAGGCGGGCATTTTCGGAGAAATCCATCCCCAGGTTTTGGAAAACTGGACGATCGGCATCCCCTGCGTCGCAGGAGAGATCGATCTCGAATTGCTGATGTAATCAGACTATAAAACGGAAACCCGGACAGAATCGCCGCTGATCCGGGCTTTTTTTTGATACTCCGATCCCGTCAAGTCAGCGTTCCATATTTCCCGGGAACACCGTTCATACACAAAACTGTTCAGCTTAACAACCGCCTCCGGGAAGAAGCCCTTCAACCCCGTAACATCCATGATGGCGAACACATAGAGAACGCCGTCGCTCGTATTCCGCTTATGAGCCAATTTCCCGTTAAAATACAACGGCTCCCGATCCAGCAGACATTCTATTTGACAAACGGTGTTTTGAGTTACAGCTGTCCACTCGTCCGGAAGATAACAGGATAAATGCGTTATGCTGATGTCGAACACCTCGGCCGCGTGGACTTTAGAATCGGCAAGAATTTTGACCGAGCTCGAAGTTCCGCCCCGCGCGCGAAGCACGGAGCGGGAACCGTTAACCCTCAACGACTCCAGCATATTCGCCAGAGAAAAAAGATTCCGATACGGGCACACGTCCAATGGCAGGAACGGACGCCCGTGCGTACCGTTCGCCCTGAAATGATAAAAAAAATCTTGAATGGTCGACTGGGAATGCTCGCGATTATATAAAATTCCGAAGTGAATGCGTCCGTTCCATGTTTTTTCAGTAGTTTCAATCCATGCGGTCCAATCCAGATCGGGGATGCGGGAATCGATGCAGCAGAGAAAAAAAACTTCGGGGACAAAGGCCAGAATATTCCGGATCTGTAAATCGATTTCCGCTCGGCTTTCTCCTTCCAGGAAATGAACCTCGCAGCCTTTCATACAGAATCCTTTAAGAAACTCAAAGGGAATTCGCGATCTATCAGGAGCAACTACAAACGTCTTCATCCCGGCCTCCGCTCATTTTTTTGGATACATTTTAGCGATCTCTCTAAATGATATGGAAGCAAATGAGCATTACAAGGCGGTTTAGTAAAATGGCCGTTCTTTTTACAATCGGCTTGCAGGCATGGACCGGATGTTTTAGTATTCCGGGTAATCGATACGCGGCGTTTTATGCACAGGGAGGGACCATGCGGCATCAGATAATTGAACTGGACTGCGATTATTCGCGCGCAGGAATCGGCGCGCCCCAGCAAAAAGCGACGTTGCACACCTATATATTGGACAATTCGCTGGAAATGCAGCCGTTCAGACGAAGGCCTATGGTCCTCATCTGCCCGGGGGGCGGCTATGAATTCACCTCGTTTCGGGAAGGAGAGCATATCGCCGTCAGGATGAACGCGTTGGGATTCCAGGCCGCGATCCTGAAGTACAGCTGCAAGCCCGCTGTGTTTCCGGCGCCTCAGCTTGAAGCGGCCGCGGCCGTCGCCCTGATACGAAAAAACGCCGCCGCCTGGCATATACATCCGAAGAAAATCATCGCCGCGGGCTTTTCTGCGGGGGGACATCTGGCGGCCAGCCTCGGAACGCTTTGGAACGAACCCTTTCTTTCGGAGCTGACAGGAGTAAAACCCGCGCTGATACGGCCGAACGCTCTGCTCTTGTGCTATCCGGTTATCACTTCGGGTGAATTCGCCCACAAAGGATCTTTTAAAGCCTTGCTTGCGGAACGCCACGACGAGCTGCTCGAGAGCGTTTCTCTGGAAAAAAGGGTGACGAGCGACACGCCGCCCGCGTTCATCTGGCACACGGTCGAGGATCAGCTGGTTCCGGTCGAAAACTCCCTGCTTTTCGCGCAAGCCTTGCGGGCAAAGGGAGTTCCCTTCGAAATGCACTTGTATCAAAGAGGAGGGCACGGGCTTGCCGCGGCGACGGAAGAAACGGCGAACAGTCTCGGGTGGGGGATACAGGAAGACTGTCAGGGCTGGATAGACCTGGCCGGCCGATGGATACGATCTCTATAAGCGTTATTCCGATTTCTCGAGGATTTTTCTGAATCCTCTTTCATCGATTATCTTGATTTTGCCCCTGCTCAGCTCGACATACCCGTTTTTCTCGAAGTACTTGAGCATTCTGCTCACTACCTCGCGGGCGGTGCCGAGCTCTGCGGCAATCTCGTCATGCGTCGAATACACGATAAGCGACGGTCGAGACAATAGATATTGGGCTATTCGGACGTCCATCGCCTTGAAGGCGACCTGCTCCAGAACCCACATAATATCGGAAAGCCTGGAGTTCATGGTTTCCAGCATCAATTTTTGGATCGAAGGGTACCGTGAATGGATATCAGAGAATATATCGTTTGAAAGGGTGGTTATCCTGCAATCGGTATCGGTTTGAATCATCGCCTGCATCGGCATCGATCCCATTACGCAGGAAACGGAGAGCGTGCATAAATCGTTCGCGAACAAGCGATACAGGGTGATTTCCCTGCCGCCGTCGGACAGGATATATACGCGTACGACCCCTGAAACGACGACGATAACGCCTTTACAGCTTGTTGAATCGAATAAAACCGTTCCGGCGGGAATATCGGCAACCCGCAGATGCGAATGAACCATCGACTTGTCTTCGGGAGAAAGATAGATATCCAGGGGAAAGGCTGTTTGCGTATCGTCCATAAGAGCCATTTTCTCCGAAAATACCATTCCCCGCAAGCGGTAACGGTTTACAACGATTCTTTAAAAAGCTTCTACTTCGCTTTTATTCGGAAGGACAAAGGCGCAGACGAGATAGATCAGAATGCCTGTTCCGTAGCATAAGCCGAGGACAGCCCACACAATCCGCACAATCGCGACATCGATATTAAAATACTCCGCGACGCCGCCGCACACTCCGAATATCTTTCTTCCCTGTTCGATCTTATAAAGCCGTCGGGCCATGCTTATCTCCTCCGAATCAGAAAACGCATACGGTTATACGGAGCTTACCCTATCCAAAGATTCCGGTTCGACAGCCTCGTATGAATTCTCGTCATCAAATAAAAAAATCTCTTCTATCGGGGTTTCAAAAAAAACAGACAGTCGATGGGCAAGATGCAAAGAAGGGTTATACCTTCCCGATTCAAGCGAAATGATAGTTTGCCTGCTCACGCCGACCCATTCCCCCAATTCCTGCTGTGTCAAACCCCGCATTTGCCGTAAATCAGATAAAACATTTTTCATACACACCTCCTGGCTTACGCACCAGTGATTTTCGTTATTTATGTACATTATTTTTACATTCCTCAGCTACGAAAAAAAACGTACGGCGTTCGGCTTCAGTAGCCGAACACCGTACGTTCCGATTAAACAGACTTAGTCTTTAGCAGTTTCTTTCTCGAGGAAGGAGAGCGCTTCCTTCGCCTTGAATTCGGCGAAAGCGGCGGCTTCGTTGCGTACGAAGCTTCCTGAAACCTCTTCAAAGCTCTTTCCTACGTTCGCCTTCGGGAAAGAGGCCAGAACGTATACGCCTCCTTCAGGATCTACCCAGACCTCGTCGCGCTCGACGCCGGACAGAGACTGATCCGCGACCTGTTTGGAGATGTTCTCCATGAATTCGAGAACCTGGCGGTTGTC
Encoded proteins:
- a CDS encoding helix-turn-helix transcriptional regulator, whose product is MKNVLSDLRQMRGLTQQELGEWVGVSRQTIISLESGRYNPSLHLAHRLSVFFETPIEEIFLFDDENSYEAVEPESLDRVSSV
- a CDS encoding alpha/beta hydrolase, coding for MRHQIIELDCDYSRAGIGAPQQKATLHTYILDNSLEMQPFRRRPMVLICPGGGYEFTSFREGEHIAVRMNALGFQAAILKYSCKPAVFPAPQLEAAAAVALIRKNAAAWHIHPKKIIAAGFSAGGHLAASLGTLWNEPFLSELTGVKPALIRPNALLLCYPVITSGEFAHKGSFKALLAERHDELLESVSLEKRVTSDTPPAFIWHTVEDQLVPVENSLLFAQALRAKGVPFEMHLYQRGGHGLAAATEETANSLGWGIQEDCQGWIDLAGRWIRSL
- a CDS encoding Crp/Fnr family transcriptional regulator, which gives rise to MALMDDTQTAFPLDIYLSPEDKSMVHSHLRVADIPAGTVLFDSTSCKGVIVVVSGVVRVYILSDGGREITLYRLFANDLCTLSVSCVMGSMPMQAMIQTDTDCRITTLSNDIFSDIHSRYPSIQKLMLETMNSRLSDIMWVLEQVAFKAMDVRIAQYLLSRPSLIVYSTHDEIAAELGTAREVVSRMLKYFEKNGYVELSRGKIKIIDERGFRKILEKSE
- a CDS encoding PspC domain-containing protein; translated protein: MARRLYKIEQGRKIFGVCGGVAEYFNIDVAIVRIVWAVLGLCYGTGILIYLVCAFVLPNKSEVEAF